One genomic segment of Hevea brasiliensis isolate MT/VB/25A 57/8 chromosome 3, ASM3005281v1, whole genome shotgun sequence includes these proteins:
- the LOC110657233 gene encoding CAAX prenyl protease 2 isoform X2 has translation MEQETGLSESAAVIACAAMTLFYVAILYAPSLILRLPPPSSLKEFMIRRFVCAAISSIVSIVFCSLILPMSSREASHLLGVYGIRLDHIWQAVVFPISLTSLMYAGSFCLKLLLLVESWKEHLNECGGFSFGYIKNLMQNFIAWMSSTSSNVLAWRNYVVAPLTEELVFRACMIPLLLCGGFKIYSVFFLCPILFSLAHLNHWMEIYVRHNYSMLKAAMVVGLQLGYTVIFGSYASFLFIRTGHLLAPLVAHIFCNFMGLPVLFARSKGIVVGDERRCGSCHR, from the exons ATGGAGCAAGAAACCGGATTGTCAGAATCCGCGGCGGTGATAGCCTGCGCGGCCATGACTTTGTTTTATGTGGCTATTCTTTATGCTCCCAGTTTGATCTTACGGCTCCCACCTCCGTCCTCTCTCAAGGAATTCATGATCCGACGGTTCGTATGCGCCGCCATTTCTTCGATTGTGTCTATTGTTTTCTGCTCTCTTATCCTTCCT ATGAGTAGCAGGGAAGCATCTCATTTGCTTGGCGTTTATGGAATCCGGTTGGACCATATT TGGCAAGCGGTGGTCTTTCCTATTTCCTTGACTTCTTTAATGTACGCTGGATCTTTTTGCCTCAAGTTATTGTTATTGGTGGAGTCATGGAAGGAGCATTTGAATGAGTGTGGAGGATTTTCATTTGgctacatcaaaaatctcatgcaAAACTTCATTGCTTGGATGTCTTCAACTTCTTCTAATGTTCTGGCGTGGCGCAATTATGTAGTG GCTCCATTAACAGAGGAATTGGTGTTTAGAGCATGTATGATACCTTTACTTCTGTGTGGAGGATTCAAGATCTACAGTGTCTTTTTTCTCTGCCCTATTCTTTTCAGCTTGG CACATTTAAACCATTGGATGGAGATCTATGTCAGGCATAACTACAGTATGCTTAAGGCCGCCATGGTTGTAG GTCTTCAGCTTGGCTACACTGTGATTTTTGGCTCAtatgcttcttttctttttattcgaACAG GGCATCTTCTAGCTCCATTAGTTGCTCATATATTTTGCAATTTTATGGGATTGCCTGTGCTTTTTGCAAGGAGTAAAG GCATTGTTGTGGGTGATGAAAGAAGATGTGGGTCATGTCATCGTTGA
- the LOC110657233 gene encoding CAAX prenyl protease 2 isoform X1, with product MEQETGLSESAAVIACAAMTLFYVAILYAPSLILRLPPPSSLKEFMIRRFVCAAISSIVSIVFCSLILPMSSREASHLLGVYGIRLDHIWQAVVFPISLTSLMYAGSFCLKLLLLVESWKEHLNECGGFSFGYIKNLMQNFIAWMSSTSSNVLAWRNYVVAPLTEELVFRACMIPLLLCGGFKIYSVFFLCPILFSLAHLNHWMEIYVRHNYSMLKAAMVVGLQLGYTVIFGSYASFLFIRTGHLLAPLVAHIFCNFMGLPVLFARSKGIVSLAFVAGVVSFLWLLFPLTLPDLYNDRTNNCRCWHGYCSWN from the exons ATGGAGCAAGAAACCGGATTGTCAGAATCCGCGGCGGTGATAGCCTGCGCGGCCATGACTTTGTTTTATGTGGCTATTCTTTATGCTCCCAGTTTGATCTTACGGCTCCCACCTCCGTCCTCTCTCAAGGAATTCATGATCCGACGGTTCGTATGCGCCGCCATTTCTTCGATTGTGTCTATTGTTTTCTGCTCTCTTATCCTTCCT ATGAGTAGCAGGGAAGCATCTCATTTGCTTGGCGTTTATGGAATCCGGTTGGACCATATT TGGCAAGCGGTGGTCTTTCCTATTTCCTTGACTTCTTTAATGTACGCTGGATCTTTTTGCCTCAAGTTATTGTTATTGGTGGAGTCATGGAAGGAGCATTTGAATGAGTGTGGAGGATTTTCATTTGgctacatcaaaaatctcatgcaAAACTTCATTGCTTGGATGTCTTCAACTTCTTCTAATGTTCTGGCGTGGCGCAATTATGTAGTG GCTCCATTAACAGAGGAATTGGTGTTTAGAGCATGTATGATACCTTTACTTCTGTGTGGAGGATTCAAGATCTACAGTGTCTTTTTTCTCTGCCCTATTCTTTTCAGCTTGG CACATTTAAACCATTGGATGGAGATCTATGTCAGGCATAACTACAGTATGCTTAAGGCCGCCATGGTTGTAG GTCTTCAGCTTGGCTACACTGTGATTTTTGGCTCAtatgcttcttttctttttattcgaACAG GGCATCTTCTAGCTCCATTAGTTGCTCATATATTTTGCAATTTTATGGGATTGCCTGTGCTTTTTGCAAGGAGTAAAG GGATAGTGAGTCTGGCATTTGTAGCTGGAGTTGTTTCCTTCCTGTGGCTTCTTTTTCCACTTACACTTCCAGATTTGTACAATGATAGAACAAATAATTGTAGATGTTGGCATGGATATTGTTCCTGGAATTAA
- the LOC110657232 gene encoding uncharacterized protein LOC110657232, with protein MTKEFAVPPVIFPSGGNPTVGGASNMPQRRVPTAPFQPQRPSNSGIPFMSFEIGSAPTAPYGAGPIGGGPAASSGAANFDDEEPLLDELGIHPDQIWRKTKSILNPFRVNPTFHKDSDLSGPIFLYLSLCLFQLLAGKIQFGVILGWIVVSSIFLYVVFNMLAGRNGNLDLHTCTSVLGYCLLPVVMLSAISLFMPQGGPIRFLVAGVFVIWATRACTNLMVAVADGGEEHRGLIAYACFLIYTLFSLLVIF; from the coding sequence ATGACGAAGGAATTCGCGGTGCCGCCTGTAATTTTTCCCTCCGGTGGCAACCCAACCGTCGGTGGTGCCTCCAACATGCCGCAACGCCGGGTTCCAACGGCACCTTTTCAACCTCAACGACCTTCAAACTCTGGAATCCCTTTCATGTCATTTGAGATCGGTTCCGCTCCAACCGCACCTTACGGGGCCGGTCCCATTGGCGGCGGGCCTGCCGCGTCATCTGGCGCCGCGAACTTCGACGACGAAGAGCCACTGCTCGATGAACTCGGTATACATCCTGATCAAATCTGGAGAAAGACAAAATCAATTCTGAATCCATTCCGCGTTAACCCCACCTTCCACAAAGATTCGGATCTGTCTGGCCCGATCTTCCTCTACCTCTCTCTTTGCTTATTTCAATTACTCGCGGGGAAAATCCAATTTGGTGTAATTTTGGGCTGGATTGTCGTATCGTCGATTTTTCTTTATGTGGTATTTAATATGCTGGCTGGGAGAAATGGCAATTTGGATCTGCATACTTGTACTAGTGTTCTTGGTTATTGTTTACTGCCGGTGGTGATGTTATCAGCGATTTCTCTTTTCATGCCTCAGGGCGGGCCTATTAGATTCTTGGTCGCCGGGGTTTTTGTCATTTGGGCGACTAGGGCTTGCACAAATCTAATGGTGGCAGTGGCTGATGGAGGAGAGGAACATCGTGGATTGATTGCGTACGCTTGTTTCTTGATTTATACTCTGTTTTCGTTGCTTGTTATATTTTAA